The sequence GTTGTGTAAACTTATTAAAACAgtagttatataaatatagtgaTGTTTCTCTTGACTTCAAACCATAACATAATGAATCTAAAACACAAATCGCGAACTGTCATTGGACTCACAATTTTTGTGTCAAACGTTCTTATTTGTGTTATGCAGCAAGCATTCCGAACgacttatttataaattttaatatcgaactACTATGGtgttaaataacaattacattttttttccacctatattgatttttatcgaaCTGTACTcttttcttgaatattttatacatcatATAAGTTGAACTGATCTGTGTAtcagctctctctctctctctcttattaTTGGCTATATTATAATCTTTGACTGTAGATACATTTATCTAAAACgcttgtaaatgtaaataaattaaaatcataagTAATTGTAGTAGACACAGAATCTAGACACTTAAATTCTGGAAATTGTCCCGATCCTGCAGGATCGCCTATGACAAAACATATGTGAGTGTATTTCTATAGGTATGCATATGTATCTGAGACATATAAGGAAATTGATTTAACCATTCGTAATAGAAGCTATCAAAGCCTCAATCATCAGCTCGCATACCCCTTACTTCTCCTTGATCTCTTTgctgaaaaatttaaagattgtTTGCAATTAAGTGTGAGGTATAAATTGCAGTAATTTAAAGTGAAAAAGTTACTTACTCTATCTAATTCTTCTTTTGTGCTTTCCTCAATTGCTCTAATATCTTCCATAGTTAAACCATACCAACGATCTATCCAACAAAAGACTTGCCTATGGAAGTTAGTAAAAAGGCGCCTTTCTGCTTTTTGTATAAAGTTTTCAACGCGACTTTGTAGACCAAACCATTTAAATTCACAAGTGACTAACTTATAGCATGTCATTACAGGTTGGACATTATTCTTCCAATCTTTACCTATAAGAGGACCCCGACCTGTTTTCACAGATTTAAATTTGGTTGGGTCCTCATCCTCTTTGTAATCAGTACTTGCAATTGGATCATTTGCAATATCTATATGTATCacttctcttatttttaatttatcaggAGGTAATTCATGAacctattaattaaaaaataataatataatacacaaaaaacaaaatgaagtatttttttaatttttatacacacATTATGTTGATTTCCAACATCATCAATGTGAAATGATTCGATCATAATTACAAAGTGTTCTTTCATATATCCAGGATTCTGtacaaaagataataatagataaaaatacacaTCAGAAAATCattaggaatatttttatgaacaaattGTACTTACGGTAATGACCGTTTTGCAATAAGGATAAGCATTCCAAGCTTCCTCATGAATTTCCAAGGAATTCTTTGGCAGCATAATGCGAATAAAAGCAGGCACTTTACTAGCTAAATGATAAATCTTGTATGTATATTGACCTGAAGAATATTTGCCACCAAGCAAAGGATAATTTGTGAATGGCTCATTTTTTAGTACTTGTATACCCTCTCCTCCTCCAGTATTATTTTTGCTAGCTTCTGCTACAGAATACAGCTGAGCCACTTGATACTGCCATAAAGTAAATCacattttataatagataTCATAAAGAcagtaaaaaatgtattttaataacgaaaatgtataaaataaaaaataacaccTAATTATCTAAAAGTATAACTTGTCTTACAAGAAAACTGTAAcatctataatttatttattaaataaaatattattaaactataataactttaaataattcttttctctcATAAAGCATAAAAGTAAAACAAGCTTAATAAACATATGTTACCAGATAACTAAAGACTAGACTAAGGTAATTGgacagaagaaaaagatttgttACATCACAAAATTaagtaacaataaatataacaataaaatcagCATGATCTGGTAACATTTGTCATATACACTGGAATAAAGATTCAAAACAACGTTCAAAATAGTTACGTGCTTCTAaataagtattaattaaatgatttgaatttttcctaATGATATAGTAATGATGTAAAAgctaatttaaattaatgtttctttttccatagTAATAACACATTTCAAAATGGGTCATTACAATAAGACCTTGCTATTCATTAAATACATACCTCTTTCACATTAAGAGGTAAAGTGACACGGctgaaacaaagagaaataaattatatttgtgttcaattaaataataagtaaaaagaTGACTATATATTTATGAGCAACGACCTTGAGTATACTTAAGTATGATATTAAGTACTATACACTAAGTATCGAAAACCGAACGATAGATAATAACGTATGACGAATGAATATCTTTTGAAACGTTACTCATCagttaaaatgatattttcatcACATATAAAGATTTTGTCCGTATGGATGGCAAGGGATGAAAGTACATCCCTCTTTACCCCTCCAATCCCA comes from Bombus pyrosoma isolate SC7728 linkage group LG2, ASM1482585v1, whole genome shotgun sequence and encodes:
- the LOC122577636 gene encoding phosphatidylinositol transfer protein alpha isoform, with protein sequence MLIKEFRVTLPLNVKEYQVAQLYSVAEASKNNTGGGEGIQVLKNEPFTNYPLLGGKYSSGQYTYKIYHLASKVPAFIRIMLPKNSLEIHEEAWNAYPYCKTVITNPGYMKEHFVIMIESFHIDDVGNQHNVHELPPDKLKIREVIHIDIANDPIASTDYKEDEDPTKFKSVKTGRGPLIGKDWKNNVQPVMTCYKLVTCEFKWFGLQSRVENFIQKAERRLFTNFHRQVFCWIDRWYGLTMEDIRAIEESTKEELDRQRDQGEVRGMRADD